CAGCGTCCGGTTCAGTACTGACAGGTGTCATCTTTCCCGCGAGGTCGGTGGCGATGGCGAGGTTCGTGAGGGGCCAGAGGAGGCCGGCGTTCACGGCGAGGCTGGTCGAACTCAACGCGAAATCGTGATTCTGTGGAGAGACGAACAAGGCGTTCGTTTCGCCCGACGTCAGGAGGCGGGTTGTGCTGGAGCGGCCTGCAGGAGTGCTGAAGCTTGGGGAACCGCCGATGCGTCCGATGCGGTTGTTGCTTTCCGTCGCACTGGTGCCGTTGTAAGAATCCGTCCAGTACTCGCTTTTTCGGGGATTTTGGGCGCCGATGACGATGTTGTTGCGAAAATCGAGGATATCGCTCCCGCAGCCGTCGAAGCAGGCCACGCCGACCTGTACGTTGTAAGCCGTGTTGTTGTACGCCTTCGTGCCTGGGTTCGCTCCCCAGCTGCTGTTCCAGCCACGCACGACCAGAAACTCGCCTGCGTCTTGCGACAAGGCGTCCATGGGTGCAAAGAGGTTATAAGCGAATGTGTTGCGCTCGGCACGTGCGGTGCTGGTACCACCCAGTTCGGTGAAGGTGCCGTCGTTGACGCTGATGTTGTGGTGAACGTAGTTGTCACTGCCCTTGTAGATCTCCACGCTGGCGCCTTCAGTACCGTAGTCCTCACTGCAGCCGAGGTTGCCGCCAAAGGTGTTATGAGCGACCTCGTTGCCGCTCGCGTTGAGCAGTACGCCCCAGGCGCCGGAGTCATCGTCGTACTTCACGTCCGGTGGGGTGTTGGTGCTGACGATGTCATTGTTGGTGAGGGTGTTGTGCAGTGCTTTGTTGTTCGTCCCGGCACTGAAGTGAATGGCGGCCGTGAAACCGCTGCCTTTGACATACCGCACGACGTTGTTGCTGTTGCGCAGTGAGAACCCGATTCGCCAGCCTTGCGACTGGGTCGGGCATTTCACGGTACCGGTGTACCAGGAGTTCTTGGCGATCCATGAGCTGGGGCGGTTCCCGACGACCGGTTCGAGGTATTCGAGCACCTGGTAGGTGCCCGTGACCGCAATCGCGACTTCCTGGGTGCCAGTTGTGCGCACGCGTGGAAGTTCACCGCTGCCGTAAGACCCGATGGTGACGGGCGCGGCGGCAGTGCCCTGCCACTGAGCGGTGAGCTGGCCGTCCCAGCTGCAGCCTCTCTTGAACAGCAAGGCTTCTCCCGGGTTCAGACTGGCGGCGTTGGCTTTGCCGAGGCTCTGCCAGGCGCTGGTTTCGCTGCTGCCGCTGTTGCTGTCGCTGCCCTTTACGCAATCGACGTAGTACGCCTTGCTGTACGGACTGCTGGACGTCGCAGTGGGCTCGGCGGGCGCCAGCACCGTCACAGTGCTGACCAGGGGGGTGGTGAAGCTTGCCTCGGTGTACGCAGCGTGATTGTCCTCGCTGTTGCCGAGGTTGGTGACGCGCAGGTAGCGGGCGTTCACAGTCTTGAAGGCGAAACGTTGTTCGGCGAGGGAATTGCCGGATGACCGGGCACTGGAAAGGACCTTGATCCAGTTTGAGCCGTCAGGGCTGACATCGACATCGAAGGTCGCGGTGCGCAGGTTGCCACGGTAAAACGCCAGGCTGATGTTGTCGAGGTTCAGCAGGGCTCCGGCGTCGTATTGAATCCAGGCGCCCTTACCTTTTGCGGCCCAGTAGCTGCTCAGGTCACGGTCAAAGCTGTGTTGGGGGGTGCGGTTTTTCAAGGAAGCGCTCGCCGCGACGCCGGTAATGCTGGCAGCTTGTGCGGCCACGAAGCGCGCTTCGGTCAGTCCAATGGCAATGTTCTCGGTGTTCCCGAGATTGGTGACGCGCACATAGCGGCCGCTGGTAAGCGGGAACGCGTAGGTTTCGAGGTCGAGGGTTGTACCGCTTGTTTGAATGTTGCTGAGCACTTTCGTCCAGCTGGTGCCGTCCTGTGAGACTTCCACATCAAAGCTCGCCTTGCGGAGATCTCCTCGGTAAAAGGCCAGCTGGACGCCCTGCAGGGTGTGCGCTTCCCCAAGATCGTAGCGGATCCACTGTCCGACGCCGTTGACACTCCACCAGCTGTCCAGCTTGCCATCGGCGCTGTATTCGGGTGGAAAACCGGTGTTGAAGGCGCTGGCGGTGATGGCGCTGACCGTGAAACTGCTTGAGGTGGCCATACTCTGAAGGGCGGCTGGCGAAGACGTGTGGACGTTGTTGGGCGTGCTGCCACAGCCGGAGAGAAGGAGTGCTGTGCCGAGCAGGCTCCAATACGGTTTTGATCGCTTGCTTGACTGTACCGGTTTTTTAAACATGACAAACCTCACTCGAGGGGCGCTCAAGGGTATGAATGACCCGTCGGTCGAACGAATAGTCGGTCGCACCACTTGCTTTCCTCGCGCCAGGTGCCCGGTTTCGCGGAGCGAGGGTCGTCGCATCTGTCCGTCAGAGGTTTTTCGTCTGGAACAATATGAGCGTAGGATTTGCGTTCGGTGAAAGCAAGCCGAATTTTTCACATTTCATTTCCATCAGAAGGCAGATGACTTTGGAAAAAAATTCTCATGGTAAGAACTTCAGCTGCACTTGTTTCTGATAAATCCCGTGATACGGGCTGTCAGGCACCGTGAAGGGGACCCGAGATGAAGCGACCAGGCGTGTGGAGGACGTTCATTCGTGCCCGGCGCTTCCGGTGGGCCCTTGAAAAGCCGCGGTGGTGACGTGTCGCCGGTATCGGGTTCCTTGGGCTATGTTCGGGGCATGACGTCAAGGCCGGGGAAAGTGGTGCTGGCGGGTCTGGAGTTTCACGCCCGCCATGGGGTATACGAAGAAGAGTTGCGGTTTGGGGCGCGTTTCGTGGTGGACCTCGACCTCGAATGGGACTTCACGCACCTGAGCGATCACATCGACGCCACGGTGAATTACGCGCTCGTCTATGAAAGCGTGCGGCACGAGGTCACCGAAAAACACTTCAAGCTGATCGAGATGCTGGCCGAGCGCATCGCGGCGCGCATTCTGCAGGAACATTCCCGACTGGCCCGCGTGACCGTGCGGGTTCACAAGCCGCACGCGCCCATTCCCGGGATTTTCCGGGACGTCTACGCTGAAGTGATCCGTGAGCAGGTCGGCACACCAGGGCAAGACGCGGCGCAGGAATCGCGTGCCGGCTGAAGGAAGCTGACGGTGCCCTCAGACATTGCCCGGCAGACCGCGCTCGTGGCGCTGGGTGCCAACCTGGGCGACCCGCTGGCCACGCTGTCGTGGGCCAAAGAGCAGCTGCAGCAGGTGGGAGAGGTGATCGCCGCCTCTCGCGTGTACCGCACCGCGCCCGTCGGTGGCCCGGACGGGCAGCCGGATTACCTGAACGCCGCCGTGAGTTTGCGCACGGCGCTGTCCCCCGCCGACCTGCTGCGGGCCCTGCTGAACTTGGAGCAGGCCGCCGGGAGAGAGCGCCGTGAGCGCTGGGGACCACGGGTCCTCGACCTCGATTTGCTCGCGGTGAATGGTATGGTGCTGCGGACGCCGGAACTGACGCTGCCCCACCCCCGCCTGATGGAGCGGGCCTTTGTGCTGGCGCCGCTGGCCGAAATTGCGCCCAGCTGGAGCCACCCGCTGCTGGGAACGTCCGTGCGGGTTGCGCTGGGTCGCCTCGACGCCAGCGGGGTAAAGCCTCTGACCAGTGTCTGGTAACGCGGATGGTACCGCTGCGCTCCTCCGTGTGGGGTCAGCTTCTTTTTCCGGTGCGCCGCTATACTGATCCCGCATGGCGCGCATCGATGGCAAATACGAAGAGCTGCGAGAACTGGAGCGGTCCGGCGCGGAAACGCTGCTGGAAGTCACGACGGTGCCCACGGCTGCGGAGCCCGGCACGACCCAGGGTGAACTGCTGCGTCTCGGCTGGTTCGACGTCTCGACGCCCAGTGCACGCGCCGATTTTCACCGCTACCGTTCTGCCCTCAAAGTGCTCGCCCCCCTCGGGCTGATCGACGTGGTCGCGCGTCCCGGCGCGTATTACTCCCTGTGGCGTCCCCTCGAAGGCACACCCCTCGGCGACCTCCTGCAGGCGCCGTCACGCGATCCCGACACGGTGGATGCTGTACGGGAACTGGCCGCGGCACTGAGTGAACAGGGATATGCCCTCAGCGACGCCGAGATCGTCGTGCGGGAAGGGAAGCCGCACATCGCCCGGCTTGCGCCCGTCAACCGTACGCCCGAAGAAGCCGCCGCCCTCAACGCACAGACCCTGCAGACCCTGGCCGGTGGACGGCTGCGCCGGCGTTCCCGCCCCAAGGCGCGGCGGCGTCTGACCATTCTGGGAATTTTGCCCGGTCTGCTCTGTCTTGCAGGCGCCGCCTACCTTGCGCCACGCGCCGCGCAAATCTATCTCAATCCACCGGTCCACAGTGTGCCGGACGTGATGGGGCAGGAGCCTCAAAGTGCGGCGAAGACGCTGGTCGAACAGGGCTACCGGGTCGCGTTTGCCGATGGCGAGAGTGACAGCGAGAAACTCGGTAGCGTCATCGGTCAGTCGCCCAAGCAGGGCAGCTCACTCAACGCGGGACGCCTGGTTACCCTGACTGTCAACAATCCACCTCCCCTGACCGTCCCGAAAGTCGAGGAGCTGACGCTGGCGCAGGCCAGGGCAGCGCTCAATGAAGTCCGTCTCCGCGTCGGTGCCGTGCTCACGGTGGACGGGGGCGCTACGGACACACCCAAGGGGCGGGTCATCGCGCAGGTTCCGGAAGCTGGAGCCACCATTGCCCGCGGACAGCAGGTCCGGTTGCTGGTCTCGGGCGGAGTGACACCGCAGCAGACCTGGCTGCCCGATCTGCGCGGCCTGTCTGCCGAGGATGCCCGTGACCTGGTACGCAAGGCTGGTCTGGTGGTCACAAAGTTCGAGACGCAGACGTCCGGCGCACCAGAAAACAGCGTGCTGGCGCAATCTCCCGCCCCATATCAGAAAGTCGGCGTGGGCACGGCAGTGGTGCTGACCATCGCGCGTGCGCCCGTCGCCAACCCTGTCGAGGCCGTGCCAAGCCTGCCGCTCGCGCCCGCGCCCGCGCAGCCGGAACCAGTGCAGCCCGAGCCTCCCGCGCCGGAACCACCGGCCGCGTTGCCCGACGAACCGGCCTTGCCCCAGCCCAGTCCAGAACCCAGCCCTGCCGAGCAGACGCCTCCCGCGCAGGCGTCGCCCCCGCCCCCGGTCAACGCGCCGGGGGAGGGGAGTGCGGCGGAGACTGCGGCGAAACGAACGGTGCAGATCAGCTATACCTTTCCGGCAGACCTGCCCTCAGGCAACGTGGAAATCTTCGTGCGTGATGCCGACGGAGAGCGGGTAGTACTGGGCGCCCAGCCCACCGCGACCGTGGCAGGAAACCGTGCGGAAGGGCCCGTGGAAGTGCGCGGCGAAGCGCGATTCAGCGTTCGGGTGGACGGGCAGGAGATCGACTCGTTCATTCGTTGAGTCCGGGCGCAAAACGCTGCCAGTGCACACACGCGCCCACAGGGGAGCTTTAGGCTGAAGCGCGTGACCGAAGCTTACCTGGACCA
The Deinococcus peraridilitoris DSM 19664 genome window above contains:
- the folB gene encoding dihydroneopterin aldolase, encoding MTSRPGKVVLAGLEFHARHGVYEEELRFGARFVVDLDLEWDFTHLSDHIDATVNYALVYESVRHEVTEKHFKLIEMLAERIAARILQEHSRLARVTVRVHKPHAPIPGIFRDVYAEVIREQVGTPGQDAAQESRAG
- a CDS encoding discoidin domain-containing protein, which translates into the protein MATSSSFTVSAITASAFNTGFPPEYSADGKLDSWWSVNGVGQWIRYDLGEAHTLQGVQLAFYRGDLRKASFDVEVSQDGTSWTKVLSNIQTSGTTLDLETYAFPLTSGRYVRVTNLGNTENIAIGLTEARFVAAQAASITGVAASASLKNRTPQHSFDRDLSSYWAAKGKGAWIQYDAGALLNLDNISLAFYRGNLRTATFDVDVSPDGSNWIKVLSSARSSGNSLAEQRFAFKTVNARYLRVTNLGNSEDNHAAYTEASFTTPLVSTVTVLAPAEPTATSSSPYSKAYYVDCVKGSDSNSGSSETSAWQSLGKANAASLNPGEALLFKRGCSWDGQLTAQWQGTAAAPVTIGSYGSGELPRVRTTGTQEVAIAVTGTYQVLEYLEPVVGNRPSSWIAKNSWYTGTVKCPTQSQGWRIGFSLRNSNNVVRYVKGSGFTAAIHFSAGTNNKALHNTLTNNDIVSTNTPPDVKYDDDSGAWGVLLNASGNEVAHNTFGGNLGCSEDYGTEGASVEIYKGSDNYVHHNISVNDGTFTELGGTSTARAERNTFAYNLFAPMDALSQDAGEFLVVRGWNSSWGANPGTKAYNNTAYNVQVGVACFDGCGSDILDFRNNIVIGAQNPRKSEYWTDSYNGTSATESNNRIGRIGGSPSFSTPAGRSSTTRLLTSGETNALFVSPQNHDFALSSTSLAVNAGLLWPLTNLAIATDLAGKMTPVSTEPDAGAYERQY
- the folK gene encoding 2-amino-4-hydroxy-6-hydroxymethyldihydropteridine diphosphokinase, giving the protein MPSDIARQTALVALGANLGDPLATLSWAKEQLQQVGEVIAASRVYRTAPVGGPDGQPDYLNAAVSLRTALSPADLLRALLNLEQAAGRERRERWGPRVLDLDLLAVNGMVLRTPELTLPHPRLMERAFVLAPLAEIAPSWSHPLLGTSVRVALGRLDASGVKPLTSVW
- a CDS encoding PASTA domain-containing protein, giving the protein MARIDGKYEELRELERSGAETLLEVTTVPTAAEPGTTQGELLRLGWFDVSTPSARADFHRYRSALKVLAPLGLIDVVARPGAYYSLWRPLEGTPLGDLLQAPSRDPDTVDAVRELAAALSEQGYALSDAEIVVREGKPHIARLAPVNRTPEEAAALNAQTLQTLAGGRLRRRSRPKARRRLTILGILPGLLCLAGAAYLAPRAAQIYLNPPVHSVPDVMGQEPQSAAKTLVEQGYRVAFADGESDSEKLGSVIGQSPKQGSSLNAGRLVTLTVNNPPPLTVPKVEELTLAQARAALNEVRLRVGAVLTVDGGATDTPKGRVIAQVPEAGATIARGQQVRLLVSGGVTPQQTWLPDLRGLSAEDARDLVRKAGLVVTKFETQTSGAPENSVLAQSPAPYQKVGVGTAVVLTIARAPVANPVEAVPSLPLAPAPAQPEPVQPEPPAPEPPAALPDEPALPQPSPEPSPAEQTPPAQASPPPPVNAPGEGSAAETAAKRTVQISYTFPADLPSGNVEIFVRDADGERVVLGAQPTATVAGNRAEGPVEVRGEARFSVRVDGQEIDSFIR